In Lolium perenne isolate Kyuss_39 chromosome 5, Kyuss_2.0, whole genome shotgun sequence, the sequence TCAGGCTCTCGTCTTCTGTCGGTGCGTGCGGATGTTGTAGCATCTTGCTTGCTTGTGCTGATTAATATTTAcagatgggggggggggggggggggggttgacgAACGGTTGTGATTTTCTGATGATTGATATTTGCAGACGGGAAGCCGCTGGCCAGCTGCTGTGGTTTGTGGGTTGATTGGGAGGAGGAGAGCAAGACAGGCATCGTTTTGACGACCGCGCATCTGATCCGCTTAAAGCATCCCACGGAAAACCACTGGGAAGGCACAGACGAGTACGATACTAAATCTAACGTGAGTTCCTTTCTTAACATCCTTCATTTATTCACTTGTATTGTTTGTTCTGTCTTATAGTATGAACTAATAGCACTACTAAACTGATTAATTAATCAACCGTGGCACTCAATTTTAGGTGACCTAATCAGCGTAAATTCTTGTTTTGGATTGTTGAAatttattcatgtttaagtagcgTAGAATTAACACCTTGATATGCCGAAGCTTATTTCTTCTAACCCAAATTATGTTTGCATTATAACTTGTGAAGGTGCTTGGTAATTTTTTACATGGTACTTGGGAGGATGGCTAAGAGGAGATAGATAAAATAATAAGCTGTACTGTAGTCTTTGAACCATAAGAAATTTCACCTTGCCCCCAACATGTGGCTGATTTCTTCTTTCGTCTTGCATGACACCGAGGTACTTAACAAGTACAAATGGGATGCCTATTTGTATCCTATGAAGGTGCTTAATGATAAGCGCTATAGTGCTGAATCTCATGTTGCCCAGTGCATTACACCGACGTACACCTCATTAGTTGTAGTCAATGTATACAAGTCAAAGCCCCAATATTGTTGCGTATTTTCTGTGAGTTGATGCCCTCCAACTGCTTGTTGTTATGCTTATGACAACTGAAACTATTTTGTCCAGTATAGTTATTTACTCGATTTTGGATGCTTGTTGCATCTTGCATGTGAACGGGAATTGTAAGAAAAGATGTATGTCCATTCTGCTGAAGTAACTACTTGTTGCTGCTTGTTGCATCTTGGTCTGGGAAAGCACACGCCATGTTTGATTTTCGGTTTGAGAGAGATGTAGACCTTGGTTCTGAATTCACTTTTCACCTTCGAAGGAGTGATGCAGGAGGACCTTGATTCTGTTGATTTCTTGGTCAAGTGATGCAGGTTTAAATCATTTTTTCTTCTGGCCATTCGGTCCCGTGGTACCAAATGAGAAGCCCGTCTTTGCTGTTGGAGACAGTAGTAAATTCAAATCCGGATTGTATTGGCCCAAGTCAGGTTATGTGTGCAGTTCTTGTCTAAGTAGAATAGCTTTTATCTCATAATCCTACTCAGATGTGAGGTCTTAGCTGCATATATATAAATACGTGTATATGCCCTGTACAATTAGTACCAGAGAGAGAAGTAAAACAAGGAAACAACACACACATTATGTCAGTCTTGCGAGCAGGACCTTTGTGTTAGCTACTAAGTATTTATCATGTCTTGTTTGCTAAACTCAAATGGTAGTTTAGTGTCATAATATTTGTAGCTGCTGTTTCAGGTTATTGTTCACTTGCTGGATGGCACCACTGCAGATGGCCATTACCTCTACCACCAGGAGCATTATGATCTTGCCTTTTTTAAGGTTAGAGTGGATGAACAAGTTGAGTTGCCCCTTTTCAGTGACAGCGTGCATTGTGGCCAAGACGTTTTCAGGCTTGGAAGAGATGATCATATGAATTTAAGGATAACCCATGGTAGGGTGGAAGATCGGAATCCAGTAATTTATGAGAGGCATCACTACATGTACTTTCTCCATCAAAAAAATGATTGTCTTTCCCATCAAAAGAAGGATAATTACATTTTCCATGAAAAAAATGACGAGGTACTTAATTCCAACTCTTATGGTTTACAGTTCAATGCTGCTATTTTGTTGTTGTGAGTTGTAATTGTTGTAATATATTTGTCCACTATTGCAGTGTGATGACGATGGAGGGTCTGTCATTGATTTGGATGGGAAGGTCTCTGGACTGGTTAACAAGAACCTTGAAAATTCTTTTGTACCTTCTTGTATCTTGGATAAATGCGTGGATTTGTGGCGCAAGTTTCGGTACGACTTTCCCCATGgtgtttttgttttttctacTTGGTTATTTGAGTTGATAAACACAATTTACTTGATTAATGATTGTTTCAATGCATGGCTTTTACATTTCCACCTTGATTAAGGATTCTTCCGTATACCATCTTTATATGTGTTGTTGATGTGTCAATGATTATGTTTGGTGAAGGTGCTGCATCCCTCGGCTCCATTTAGGAATGAAATTTAGTTCCATCAAGTTTCTAGACCCAATACAAATTGAGAACATGTGGCGCATGTATAAAATCGAGGACGGCCTTATTGTTAAAGAGGTATATAGTTGTTTCCTGTTATTTAGTATTGCTAGAACTGTTCCTGATATGCATATTGTGGAGTAATCATGGTAATTGGACATTAGGTGTCAAAAGAATCACATGCTGAGAAACTTGGAATCTGCATTGGTGATATTATTGAACGTTTTAATGGAGAACGCGTATCTACTACAGTTGAGGTAGGTGCATATATAAAAAAGTTTCAAATAAAATGGAATGAGATTATATATTTATATTGCACTTCATGCTCTTGACTTTTTGTATTTATTTTTTTAGTTGGAAAACATGTTGCTGGACAGATGCAGGGACCATTTAGATCAAGGAGGTCAATTGAATGAGAAAATAGATGTTTCAGTAAGTTACTTTTAAGTTTGAACTTTTAGCTATGATTTGCTTGATTAATGGCGATCCTAGCACTAACGAATAATACTGTTGACTTTACAGATTCAAGTATTTCACGCAGAGGAACGTCTCCGAAGAAATATAAGTTTGATTGTAGATGTATCAGATGGCGGAGAGGTCGTTAAAAGAAGTAAACATCTCCTCTTTTAAAATAGCTTAGTCAATTCTGATTGCGATCTGAAGTTATCACATTTGCTGTTTCTGTAGATTTAGTATgttttaaatcaaatttgaaggTTATATCTGTTATGCAGTAGACTTGTCGATTATATTCATGCAGGTTGTACCTTAGAAATTGAGGGGCCAATGTAAAATCTTAAACTAGGCCTCACATAGAGGAAAATGTAACTACACAAATCATATTAAGAAATATCTCACTATGTCGGCTTGCTCATCTGCTGGGCTGGTGTCTCCACTTATTGTGCTCAGCCGGCAGCCACCCCTAGTTCTTTACTGTTTTTTGTGACTGGTGTCGTACTTCATTTTATTAGATGGGGCTGGTGTTTCACTATGTTCTTTTCAAATGTGCATGTCAGTAAAGTGATAGCATTCGTCTTAATAAAGATGTTTTTATTTGTGTAGGGACTTACCCCATCACTGCTATAGAAGGGATGTCTGCTTCAGGCCAATCTAGCCAAAATGTGGCAGGTAAGTAAAGTAAATGTAAACGTGCACACATCCACTAATATATTGTAGCAAAATGTATTACACACACGAAAATTCAAGTTGTTGGATGTTATGAAACAACATAGCACATAACCTTAATGTCATATGAAGTAATTTGAGAGAAACATATAATATGCACAGAATCATGAGTAAATCATTTTAAATTTGCACTATCTGAACTGAAACCCACAAGCATGAAAACAGAACGGACCATACCACATTGTTTTAGCATTGTCTAGCATTCATGAGCTGTATTAACATGCATTCCACCACTTCAGCAAGAAAAATAGAAATCACAAAACATTATGTAGTATCCCACTTGCCCCGAGGCTAGGCCTTTCTCGAACAACTTGTTGTAAACCTCGATGGTGATCTCCCTACATTGGTAAAGTTTGATACACTAGTCTAAGAGGAAAAGTGTTACCTGGCGCCCttttattcaagtgttgttaTGTAGCCCTCCGTTCCAAAATAAGTGTTGCAAGTTTGTCTAGATttgcatgtatctacacactaaaatgtgtctagatacggtGAATCTAGACAAATATGCAACACTTAtttttggaacggagggagtatcagaATGAACAGCACGTACTGAAGTCTGAACAATATTTCATACAGGCCCAGCCCACTCCAACAAAAGATGGTACTGGAAGCCACAAAAGGAAGAGAAGTGTAGCTGAAATGGGATTCTGGTCGGTTCGTTCATCCGTCATATGTAGAGTTTACAAAAATTAAACATGTCTTTTGGCTGAATACATGGTGTACCCCAAAGAGATGATGTGTAATATTACTGGGGTCACAGTTTTAAACAGAAGGCTCGAAAGACTGGGGTCACAGTAACATCTTATGTTCAAAGATCCTGAGATGGTCTGTTGCTCTGTTTAACTACGTGTAGGAGTACTTGTCTTGATTGGATGTTTAGTGTCTTATTTGTGCTCGCTTGTTGATAAGTTAATTGTCTCGACTGGTTATGTCCTTGTGATTTTACTATTGTCTCTTATTGCATATTTGAAACTGGATGTGGTTAAGCACACATTATGCATATCCTGCTATGATTGAGCATGCATATGTGTTCTGCCACAGTAAGTAAAGTTAGTTTCGTCTTACTAAGTTAGCCTCGCCAGTTTTATTTTCTGAGCTTACCTCGTCGTTTTAATGCACCCTGCCTTTTCTTCCATGGGTCGAGCTGGCAATTGGGAGGCCAAAGATAGCGAGGTATTCCATCAGCACGCTGGACGCACCACATGCTGCTTGCAGCCTACTCCTGGCAAGCTTAGCTCGGAAGCTAGAGGAACTCGTAACAAGCATGCATAAAAATTGGTGCAAAGGGAGCTCGGCTTTGAGCGTGCCTCGGAGCATCTCCACCGCCTGCCCTAAATAGGCCTCTGTGCTGGTACTTAGTTCTACAAATGCCGGCACCACAGAGTTAGCGACTCCGctgtaatcttcatttttctttttgctTCATTCGAAGTCATCCATTGTTTATATTTGTAAAAAAAAAGTCACCCACCAATGTGTAGCTTCCTCGTGAGACAAGCCGGTCACCACTAACTTGTAGCTAACTTAAGTTACAGTAGCAGGGTATCCATATATACTTGATCATAACATTCAACCCAATCAGATCATTACTCCTAGATGCACCCTGCCCAGCTGTTCAGTTTGCGGTTATTTTTTTTACGGAGAATAGTTACCATGACTTCAGGTAAATACATTGATGTGCAGAGTTTGTTCTGTGTTTCGCTTGCATGCTCATTGGTTCATCTACATCATCAGAGCAGAAATGAAACTCTGACCAGTTCATCCATTGTACAAAATTCATCCATCTGTCCTTGGTACAATGTACTGGAAATGTCATTTAGTTGAATATAGAGTGGTCGGTCGATCTGGAGACAATGTTGAATATTACTGAATCAATACCACTACTCCTACATGTAAACAGACCAACAAGTCACCTCAAGATCTTTGAACAGGACATGTTAGTATGACACCAATAATCTTCAGTCAAAAGACATATttaatttttttgtaaaattgtaCTGAGAAACTATATGGAGGAACCGGACAGGACTCCCATTTCTCCCTTCAGGATGTTGCATACTAGGCAGATCGAGAAGCAATTAGGGAGTAGCATGCAAAGAAAACATAGGGAAAACTCTACTGACCATTCTTGATATAGTCTCATCATCACTTGAAGCTACCGCTGATCGACAATTGCAGGAACTTAGGCAAAACCGGATTCAATGACGCAGCAAAGAGAAAGTGCCTTAACCAGCTAAACGATCAATAAGCAAGGACAAGATCACTGTTCTTcaggatactactactactacacaGTACCATGAACATCACTGTATTCACAAACAGCAGCGTGATTCAAAGGAAACCGAGGAAGGATAGAACCCAAATAATCAATTGGCACAACTAACTTAGTAAGAGGAGACTAACTTAACCTGCTGTAGCAGATTATATATCCATACTCGATCATAACATTTAACTCAACCGAGATCACTACTCCTAGAGGTGAACTGCCCAGCATTTCAATTCGGGTTTTTTAACAGGGAATAGTTACCATGAGTCGATCAGTAATCTTCAACATTATCTACAGATTTACTGACCACACATTCAGCTAAAATACATGTTGAATACATTCTAAAGAGGACAGATGGATACATATTAAGAATAAGCATGCTAGCGAAATATAAAACATACTCCACTATCCATTCTTGATATAGTCGCATACCATCATCGTCACATTCAGGTGTTATTTATCGACAACTGCTTAACCGCAACCAGTTTCAGAAATGCAATGAAGAGACAAGTGTAAAATCACAGCGACATAACCAGTGAAGACAATTAACTGACCAGCAAGCAACTGGAAAATGAGACACTAAACCTCCAAATTAAATGGATCTCTGTTCTTCAGTATGCCACATACCAAGCACATCACTGTATTAGCCTCAGGAAAGACCAGTACTCCTAAATGTAAAAAGGCCAACAGTTCAACTCAGGATCTTTGAACAGAAGAGGTTAGTATGACCACAATAATCTTCGGTCAAAAGACATGTTCAGAAGTTTCATAGAATTCTATCGAGGACAGATGGACATACAGGCCAGAGTCCATTTTCTGCTTTGAAGGTACCGCATAACAGGCAGATTAAGAAGTAATTAGCATGCAAAGAAAACTTAGAACAAACTCTACTGACCATTATTGGTATGGTCACATCATTACTTCAAGCTGCCACTTATCGACTATCTCAGCATCTTAACCGCAGCCAGATTCAATGATGCAATAAAGAAAGAGTGTCTTAACCAGTGAAGGCAGATAAAATATGTACAAGCACAAGTCACATACTAAACCTCCTGGTTAACCTGATCACTGTTTTTAATAACTAGTACTACATGGTACCAAGCTCATCACTCATTGTGTTCCCAAATAACAGGAGTGAGTGTGATTCAGAGAAAACCAAGGAACTCGGAAGGATAGAAACCAATCAATCAATCAAACCTTTACTCTGGAGAATAAAATTAACTTTCAGGTGCTGCTTATCGACAACTGCTTAACCAGAACCAGTTTCAAAGAAAAAATGAAATCACAATGACATAACCAGTGAAGTCAGTTATCTGATCAACAACCAACCCTAAATAAGATACTACACCTCCCAGTTAAACGGAACACGCTTCTTCAGTATGCTAGATACAGAGCATATCACTGAATTCACAGTGACAATCATAGCTTAATTATGAACATTCAACTCAATCAAGACCACTACTCCACACGTAAACAGACCAACAGTTCATCTCGGGATCTTTGGAACATAATATGTTGCCATGAACCCTACGATTCTTCAACACCATCTAGGAGTCCCACCAGACATGTTTACAATATTCTTTTCTTCTAAAATTCTAGGGAGGACAGATGGACGACAAACTGGCGAGAGGCATATTAAGAAGCAATAAGCATGCAAGCAGAACATCCATGCCAGTTTCAAAGATGCAACAAAAAAGACAATGCCTTAACCAGTGAAGGCATCTAGAAGATCAACAAGCAAGCATACTTGAGCATTAAACGGATCACTGTTCTCCAGCATTACTGCACAGTAGCACATCGATGTACTGTACTTGCAAATCACAGCAGCGTGATTCAGAGGGTACCGAGTAAGTCAGGGATATAGAAGCCAATGAATGAATGAACCAAACCTTAGCTCCAGAGGCCGAATCAGAACATATCTGATCCGCACCATTCGTATCCTTGGATTTCTCCGGCGTACTGGGATCTGATGCCGAGCAGGGGTGTCCGGAGGGAGGGGTTGCCGCTCACGATCCTGAAGAGCTCCAGCCCGGCGAGTGCCTCCTGGGTGGCGTGCCAGAGGTCATGCCACATGCGACTGGGGCTGTACGCTAGTTCGACGGTCCGCAGTGCATGGGTGCTGAGCATGATCGCCTTGAGGAGCTCGAGCTCGGCCTTGCCGCCCCGGAAGTCTAAGAGCGTCAGGTAGCACAAGGACTGGTCGAGGCCGCCGTGGAGGGGCATGGAGTAAGCGTCTTGGTCATGCCGGCCGGCCATCCCTTCTTCCCGTGGCACGGCGTCCGTGCGCTGCGTGCGCGCGCTCGATGGTCAGTGTCAGTCAGAGGCGTACATGGTCGAAACCAATTGAACCGATTTGTTCATCTCATGGCGGTTACATAACATTGCAGGTAAGCGCGCGCGCGTACCTCGATGATGAGACGGTTCAGGCAAGGGAAACGCCTGAGGATCTGGTGCACCAGCTGCGGCACCATGTGCACCTCCATGCCGCGGAGCGCCGTGTAGTCCAGGGCTAGCCATAGTATGCTGACAGACCTCATCTCGACGCCATCGATCTCGAGGGTGGCGGGGAGCTTGAAGCGCATGAGGCTTGTCAGTTCGGTCGCGCCGGTGATGCTGAGCGCGGCCGTGTAGCCGGGGAGCAGCTCGCGGAGGTTCGGGACGTCGTCCACGGTGAGGCTACTCGAGACGGTGCGGAGCATCGAGAGGCGATAGAGGCGATGCGCCGACCTGACGACGACGGAGTCCAGCGCGCAATCCTGGACCAAGAGCATCCGCAGGTGGCTGCACGCGGCGACGACGCCCTCGACGACGCCGGGGCGGCACGCGCAGCCGTGGAGCCCGAGCTGGGAGATTCCGGTGAGCGCGTCGAGCTCCCCCGCCTCGACGGTGAAGAAGGCGAGGTGGATTTTGCTGACGGTGGCACACTGCAGGAGGATAGGCGGGACGCCGATGAGCACCGGATCCTGGCCGGCGACGCCGCGGTTGAAGAGGACGACCTCGGACGCCCCGCCCCTCTGGAGCGCCGCGCACCAGCGCGCGGCGTGGTCGGGGCGCCACTCCGTGGACTCGACGCGGAAGGAATAGACGCCACTGCGATAAACGTGGACGCCGCCGATGTCTTCTTCTTCCACGCCTTGGCCTTGGAAGCCGTCGAGGAACTCCTCGAGCACGTTGGCGATGGCGTCGGCGACCTCGGAGCGGGGGATGGGGAGGCTCGCGAACTGCTTGTCGTGGAGGTAGAGCCGGTACATGCGCCATACCTCGCGCCAGCGCGGGGTGAAGAGGTAGCCGAGGCGGAGGAGGTCGG encodes:
- the LOC127298858 gene encoding uncharacterized protein, translating into MDESHRGKAAKKRGSSSEEGESGPPHSRAPEAAKKRDSSPDSEASPGSETEREAKKKRISPGEEMELAQLARPEMRGAGDDHQDQSVTQTQAVEEEDEFTPKSPISMPYIPDELKDPTAYPATLAAFEEAEVKYNAKLRRRYRLFSLPREPVVEPSCLVHQRHLLPIREPAKKAVLRAAKSIVRLSSSVDGKPLASCCGLWVDWEEESKTGIVLTTAHLIRLKHPTENHWEGTDEYDTKSNVIVHLLDGTTADGHYLYHQEHYDLAFFKVRVDEQVELPLFSDSVHCGQDVFRLGRDDHMNLRITHGRVEDRNPVIYERHHYMYFLHQKNDCLSHQKKDNYIFHEKNDECDDDGGSVIDLDGKVSGLVNKNLENSFVPSCILDKCVDLWRKFRCCIPRLHLGMKFSSIKFLDPIQIENMWRMYKIEDGLIVKEVSKESHAEKLGICIGDIIERFNGERVSTTVELENMLLDRCRDHLDQGGQLNEKIDVSIQVFHAEERLRRNISLIVDVSDGGEVVKRRTYPITAIEGMSASGQSSQNVAGPAHSNKRWYWKPQKEEKCS
- the LOC127298856 gene encoding uncharacterized protein, which produces MAPTPEEILSDVVRNILRPHPPATLSLDRPVIRLPRPAASHADWRGLSAFALGALFQQLPVPDLLRLGYLFTPRWREVWRMYRLYLHDKQFASLPIPRSEVADAIANVLEEFLDGFQGQGVEEEDIGGVHVYRSGVYSFRVESTEWRPDHAARWCAALQRGGASEVVLFNRGVAGQDPVLIGVPPILLQCATVSKIHLAFFTVEAGELDALTGISQLGLHGCACRPGVVEGVVAACSHLRMLLVQDCALDSVVVRSAHRLYRLSMLRTVSSSLTVDDVPNLRELLPGYTAALSITGATELTSLMRFKLPATLEIDGVEMRSVSILWLALDYTALRGMEVHMVPQLVHQILRRFPCLNRLIIERTDAVPREEGMAGRHDQDAYSMPLHGGLDQSLCYLTLLDFRGGKAELELLKAIMLSTHALRTVELAYSPSRMWHDLWHATQEALAGLELFRIVSGNPSLRTPLLGIRSQYAGEIQGYEWCGSDMF